From the Nodularia sp. NIES-3585 genome, one window contains:
- a CDS encoding citrate synthase codes for MMVCEYKPGLEGIPAAQSSISHVDGQKGILEYRGIRIEELAEKSSFLETAYLLIWGELPTKEELEAFEHEVRYHRRIKYRIRDMMKCFPESGHPMDALQASAAALGLFYSRRDLHNPAYIRDAVVRLLATIPTMVAAFQLMRKGNDPVKPRDDLDYAANFLYMLNEKEPDPLAAKIFDICLILHVEHTMNASTFSARVTASTLTDPYAVVASAVGTLGGPLHGGANEEVIQMLEDIGTVENVRPYVEDLLQRKAKIMGFGHRVYKVKDPRATVLQNLAEQLFAKFGHDKYYDIAQEMERVVAEKLAGKGIYPNVDFYSGLVYRKMGIPTDLFTPIFAIARVAGWLAHWKEQLAENRIFRPTQIYNGKHEVTYLPIEQR; via the coding sequence ATGATGGTGTGCGAATACAAGCCGGGTTTAGAAGGCATTCCCGCCGCCCAATCGAGTATTAGTCATGTTGATGGGCAGAAGGGAATTCTAGAATATCGTGGCATCCGGATTGAGGAACTAGCAGAAAAAAGTTCCTTTCTGGAAACTGCTTATCTCTTAATCTGGGGTGAACTGCCAACTAAAGAAGAATTGGAAGCGTTTGAGCATGAAGTTCGCTACCACAGGCGGATAAAATACCGCATTCGGGATATGATGAAATGCTTTCCAGAAAGCGGTCACCCGATGGATGCTCTGCAAGCCTCAGCTGCGGCTCTAGGCTTGTTTTATTCGCGCCGAGACTTACACAATCCTGCCTACATTCGGGATGCCGTAGTGCGCTTGTTAGCGACCATTCCCACAATGGTAGCGGCATTCCAGTTAATGCGAAAAGGTAACGACCCCGTAAAGCCTCGCGATGACTTAGACTACGCCGCCAACTTTCTCTATATGCTTAACGAGAAAGAACCAGATCCTTTGGCGGCTAAAATTTTTGACATCTGCTTGATTCTTCACGTCGAGCATACAATGAATGCCTCTACCTTCAGTGCCAGGGTAACGGCTTCAACCTTAACTGATCCCTACGCTGTGGTTGCTAGTGCCGTAGGAACCCTCGGAGGTCCCCTACACGGCGGAGCCAACGAAGAAGTGATTCAGATGTTGGAAGACATTGGCACAGTAGAAAATGTGCGTCCCTATGTAGAAGACCTGCTGCAACGCAAAGCCAAGATCATGGGCTTTGGACACCGTGTGTATAAAGTCAAAGATCCACGAGCTACGGTCTTACAAAATCTAGCAGAGCAATTGTTTGCCAAGTTTGGGCATGATAAGTACTATGACATTGCCCAAGAAATGGAACGAGTTGTAGCAGAAAAACTGGCTGGCAAAGGGATTTATCCCAATGTTGACTTTTATTCAGGTTTGGTGTACAGGAAAATGGGAATTCCCACAGACCTATTTACACCAATATTTGCGATCGCTCGTGTTGCAGGTTGGCTAGCTCATTGGAAAGAACAACTAGCAGAAAACCGCATATTCCGACCCACCCAGATTTATAACGGTAAGCATGAGGTTACTTATCTCCCCATAGAGCAACGTTAA
- the sixA gene encoding phosphohistidine phosphatase SixA — MELYLIRHGIAEEKQPDIKDEERSLTKEGRQKTEKVAQKIKKLDLQFEVIVTSPLVRARQTAEILVATGLSTQWEESPHLAPNGHISSWLNYWLEPKKYAQKTQIALVGHEPCLSNWAEILLWGEAVNSLVLKKAGMIGIKLPEIGSPLGRSQMFWLTPPKYLL, encoded by the coding sequence ATGGAATTATACCTAATTCGTCATGGTATAGCTGAAGAGAAGCAACCAGACATAAAAGATGAAGAGCGATCGCTCACTAAAGAAGGACGACAAAAAACCGAAAAAGTTGCCCAAAAAATTAAAAAACTAGATTTGCAGTTTGAAGTAATTGTCACCAGTCCCTTAGTCCGCGCCCGCCAAACGGCTGAAATTCTCGTAGCAACCGGACTGAGTACCCAATGGGAAGAATCTCCCCATCTTGCCCCAAATGGTCATATTTCCAGTTGGCTAAATTACTGGTTAGAACCCAAAAAATATGCACAAAAGACCCAAATTGCCTTAGTAGGACATGAACCTTGTCTGAGCAATTGGGCAGAAATTCTGCTTTGGGGGGAGGCCGTAAACAGTTTAGTCTTGAAAAAAGCAGGTATGATCGGGATAAAACTACCAGAAATAGGTTCACCTCTGGGTCGTAGTCAAATGTTTTGGTTGACACCGCCCAAGTACCTGCTATAG
- a CDS encoding DUF29 domain-containing protein, with product MKTIHPQLLKSLYEQDFYAWVEQTAELLKSQHWDTLDLEHLIEEVVDLGKSQQRRLQSSLRLVLSHLLKWKYQPKLRSHSWQVTITRERLNLDELLAESPSLRRFLSDAEWINATYQRARREAMVETTLSGENFPMVCPFCVDQILDLDFYPSVDE from the coding sequence ATGAAAACTATACACCCGCAGCTATTAAAAAGCTTGTATGAGCAAGATTTTTATGCATGGGTAGAGCAGACCGCAGAGCTTTTAAAATCTCAGCACTGGGACACCCTAGATTTAGAACACTTAATTGAGGAAGTAGTGGACTTGGGGAAGAGTCAACAAAGGAGGTTGCAGAGTTCATTGCGGTTAGTATTGTCGCATTTGCTCAAGTGGAAGTATCAACCCAAATTGCGTAGCCATAGTTGGCAAGTGACCATTACCCGTGAGCGACTGAATCTAGATGAACTATTAGCAGAAAGTCCCAGTTTGCGCCGTTTTTTGAGTGATGCTGAATGGATAAATGCCACTTATCAAAGAGCGCGTCGAGAAGCAATGGTAGAAACAACTTTATCAGGAGAAAACTTTCCGATGGTTTGTCCCTTTTGTGTCGATCAGATTTTAGACTTAGATTTTTATCCTAGTGTTGACGAATAA
- a CDS encoding bifunctional oligoribonuclease/PAP phosphatase NrnA, producing MQLNSSLKESDSFLLTTESSPEDVDIDKEAVEVSLTKPSLPSSNGGGKNGKYLGQRGNSVAFQKSEELQKTLLAHRHERHLVILQDFPDPDALSCAWTYQLIVQQYDIKCEIIYAGTLSHQENIALVKLTGLPAQRWTSQVLKSKDLSSYQGCILIDNQGTTSQLMTAIQQAGIPIIAVIDHHTLQAEHKSEFVDVRPDVRATSTIFTQYLQSGLLALDSSISQHVKCATALMHGLRSDTNRLMQAQEEDFMAAAYLSRFYDAQLLNAILQANRSKRVMDVIERSLKNRIVQNNFSIAGVGYIRYEDRDAIPQAADFLVTEENVHTAVVYGIVHDEDELEVVIGSLRTDKLTLDPDEFIKEAFGQDSAGRFFGGGRTGAGGFEIPMGFLSGSNENSTYAKMKWEVYDSQIKQKLLKLVNPKDDPIQSE from the coding sequence ATGCAATTAAATTCTTCCTTAAAGGAATCAGACAGTTTTTTATTAACCACAGAATCTAGCCCAGAGGATGTTGATATAGATAAAGAAGCGGTGGAAGTTTCACTCACCAAGCCATCTTTGCCATCATCCAATGGCGGCGGAAAAAATGGGAAATATTTAGGTCAACGGGGAAATTCCGTGGCTTTTCAGAAATCGGAAGAACTGCAAAAAACCCTTTTAGCACACCGACATGAGCGACATCTGGTAATTCTACAAGATTTTCCCGATCCTGATGCTCTGTCTTGCGCTTGGACTTACCAGTTAATTGTGCAGCAATATGATATAAAGTGCGAAATTATTTATGCTGGTACGCTGAGTCATCAAGAAAATATTGCTTTAGTTAAGTTGACTGGCTTACCTGCCCAGCGCTGGACATCGCAAGTTCTCAAAAGTAAAGACTTGTCATCTTATCAAGGTTGCATCTTAATTGATAACCAGGGAACCACAAGTCAATTAATGACAGCAATACAACAGGCGGGAATCCCCATAATTGCCGTCATAGACCATCATACTTTACAAGCAGAACACAAGTCAGAGTTTGTTGACGTTCGTCCTGATGTGCGAGCCACCTCAACAATTTTCACCCAGTATCTGCAATCGGGTTTACTAGCCTTAGATAGCAGCATCAGCCAACACGTCAAATGTGCTACGGCTTTGATGCATGGGTTGAGGTCAGATACCAATCGACTGATGCAAGCCCAAGAAGAAGACTTCATGGCAGCTGCATATCTGAGCCGATTTTATGATGCACAACTGCTGAACGCCATTTTACAGGCAAATCGTTCTAAGCGGGTGATGGATGTGATCGAGCGATCGCTAAAAAACCGGATTGTGCAGAATAACTTTTCCATTGCTGGCGTTGGTTATATTCGCTACGAAGACCGGGATGCTATTCCCCAAGCAGCCGATTTTCTAGTGACTGAAGAAAACGTTCACACCGCAGTAGTTTACGGTATTGTTCACGACGAAGACGAGCTAGAAGTAGTCATTGGCTCCCTCCGAACCGATAAACTCACCCTTGACCCTGATGAGTTTATCAAAGAAGCCTTTGGGCAAGATAGCGCCGGGCGATTTTTTGGTGGTGGACGTACAGGCGCAGGTGGCTTTGAAATTCCCATGGGTTTCTTGTCTGGTAGTAACGAAAATTCCACCTATGCAAAAATGAAATGGGAAGTTTATGATTCTCAAATCAAGCAAAAGCTACTGAAGTTGGTAAATCCTAAAGACGACCCCATTCAGTCTGAGTAG
- a CDS encoding HNH endonuclease, which translates to MGKVLVLNASYEPLNITSWRRAAILLIKGKAERIEHNGKFLYSDFPLPTVIRLRHYVRVPYKEIPLTRRNILHRDSHSCQYCGYTGDELTLDHVIPRSRRGGDTWENIVTACVRCNVKKGNRTPYEAHMPLRHPPRQPYSSLYFEVSKHLKSGLHNEWQKYVIGL; encoded by the coding sequence ATGGGGAAGGTTTTAGTCCTAAACGCGTCTTACGAACCGCTCAACATCACTAGTTGGCGGCGTGCTGCGATTCTGCTAATTAAAGGCAAAGCAGAACGCATTGAACATAACGGTAAATTCCTGTATTCAGATTTTCCGTTACCGACTGTAATTCGGTTGCGTCATTATGTGCGCGTTCCGTACAAAGAAATTCCTCTCACTCGCCGAAATATCTTGCATCGTGACAGTCACTCTTGTCAATACTGCGGTTATACCGGGGATGAGTTGACACTAGACCACGTAATACCGCGATCGCGCCGAGGAGGTGATACCTGGGAAAATATTGTTACTGCTTGTGTCCGTTGCAATGTCAAGAAAGGGAATCGCACACCCTACGAAGCCCATATGCCTTTGCGTCATCCTCCACGGCAACCTTATAGTAGCCTTTATTTTGAGGTCAGCAAACACCTCAAGAGCGGACTGCATAACGAGTGGCAAAAATATGTAATCGGTCTTTGA
- the alr gene encoding alanine racemase has translation MLSRNQTPSFADNQERDTYAWFSQRAWVEIDLGALSHNIQQLVRFLSPLTQLMAVVKADAYGHGSVTVAQTAVQSGAGWLGVATVPEGIQLREGGIKAPILILGATYTPEQIQAIADWNLQPTLCSPKQALIFSNILETINHGSPLPVHIKLDTGMSRLGTNWKEAVEFVQLVQNLPHLEIASIYSHLATADDLDTTVMQEQHRRFEQAIAQVKSIGINPPCLHLANSAATLTNRALHYDIVRAGLAIYGLYPAAHLQNVVSLKPVLQLKARVTHVKTIAAGTGVSYGQQFIAPQEMRLAVVGIGYADGVPRNLSQKMQVLIRGQRVPQVGTITMDQLMLDVSAIPDLQEGEIVTLLGEQGTEQISANDWAEKLNTISWEILCGFKHRLPRVAVM, from the coding sequence ATGTTAAGTCGTAACCAAACCCCTAGTTTTGCTGATAATCAGGAGCGTGATACCTACGCTTGGTTCTCGCAACGTGCTTGGGTGGAAATTGATTTAGGCGCGTTATCGCATAATATACAACAGTTAGTCCGATTTTTATCGCCACTGACCCAGCTAATGGCAGTGGTAAAAGCTGATGCCTATGGACATGGATCTGTGACAGTTGCTCAAACAGCAGTGCAATCGGGCGCGGGTTGGTTGGGAGTCGCTACAGTTCCAGAGGGGATTCAATTACGGGAAGGTGGGATAAAAGCTCCCATTTTGATTTTAGGTGCAACCTACACGCCAGAGCAAATTCAGGCGATCGCTGACTGGAATCTCCAGCCAACTCTGTGCAGTCCTAAACAAGCGCTGATTTTTTCCAATATTTTAGAAACTATCAATCATGGTTCTCCCTTACCCGTACACATTAAATTAGATACGGGAATGTCGAGGTTGGGAACAAACTGGAAAGAAGCTGTGGAGTTTGTGCAGTTAGTCCAGAATTTACCCCATCTTGAAATTGCCAGCATTTATTCCCACTTGGCAACAGCAGATGATCTTGATACCACTGTGATGCAAGAACAGCATAGACGATTTGAGCAGGCGATCGCTCAAGTCAAAAGCATAGGCATCAATCCACCTTGCTTGCATTTAGCCAACTCAGCCGCCACTCTCACCAATCGCGCCTTACATTACGATATTGTACGGGCGGGTTTAGCTATTTACGGACTTTATCCTGCGGCTCATTTACAAAATGTAGTTAGTCTCAAACCTGTTTTGCAACTGAAGGCGCGTGTCACTCACGTTAAAACAATTGCAGCTGGGACTGGTGTGAGTTACGGTCAACAATTTATTGCACCCCAAGAAATGCGCTTGGCTGTGGTTGGTATCGGTTACGCTGATGGCGTTCCGCGTAATCTTTCCCAGAAAATGCAAGTTTTAATTCGTGGTCAGCGCGTGCCACAAGTTGGGACAATTACTATGGATCAGTTGATGCTCGATGTCAGTGCTATTCCAGATTTACAAGAAGGGGAAATAGTCACCCTACTTGGTGAACAAGGTACAGAACAGATATCAGCCAACGATTGGGCAGAAAAATTAAATACAATTTCTTGGGAAATTCTCTGCGGGTTTAAGCATCGTTTGCCTCGTGTGGCAGTAATGTAG
- a CDS encoding NB-ARC domain-containing protein — translation MNIAAEMSQLPENFITGVATEYGVTKTELEALLLALNNWSGAEIAAKLKISQPAVRKRLGESYRKLGIEGTGNKKINNLRQKLAAQYQASPDNFVSLREDWGEAVDVAGFRGRNEELLELEQWIVGDGQSPAEGDRAHRCRLVTVLGMGGIGKTVIAAKIAKKVQPNFDYLIWRSLRNAPQLGDVLTQLLRFLPNDAEAYAADSDNNKILRLIDSLRKNRCLVILDNVESVLRSGEGKTHEQAGEYQPGYENYGYLFKKVAEAAHQSCLLLTSREKPKEVAALEGKNLPVKVLQLSSLNLDEARVILLDKGCYCSDQQLNELVKRYSGNPLALKIVATTVYDLFSNDMAEFLLQIEQASAVYGDIRTLLDQQFNRLSELEKKLMYWLAIRREYVSLREVREDLATTEPVFKILEVVESLLRRSLIEKEANNSRFRQPSVVMEYVTERLHEQAIMEISQKKKIDFINTYPLMKARSLDYVRQAQERLILEPVKDELLTIFGKNLESHLWRMLETLRQESPLKKGYAAGNLINLLRQLHKDQPQVNLSGGDFGDLTIWQAYFKDVNLQNTNFSNSDLTGSVFTETMSSLVSVRFSPDGQFFATGLMNGEIRLWQTSDTKQLHIYRGHTAWVWAFTFSPDSKTLVSGSADNTIKVWNIATGECQRTLKEHKNKVYSVAFSPDGRILASASEDETIKLWDLTTDNSLQTLDGHTDCVWSVTFQPSTLTENTPLLLASGSADSKIKLWDINTGECVKTFKGHSGDVRSVAFSPNGQKLASSSEDKTVKLWDINTGQCEQTFTGHTKKIYSVRFNPNGETLASCGEDRTIRLWNIRLGECCQILEGHYSQVWAIAYSLDGRTLISCSDDQTAMLWDVANGIRLNTLQGYTRDVYSVAFHPKNSQILASGRDDYTIGLWNWQTEQCHSLREHQGRIRSVAFHPNGQILASGSADNTIKLWDIQDIHRSKCIKTLSGHSNWVWTVVFSPDGQTIASSSEDRSIRLWDVNTGECLQKLTGHSNWVWTVAFSPDGKTLASGAADSEVKLWDVATCQCIQTFTDHTDMIWSVAFSPDGKFLASGSEDKTVKLWNLRTGECSQIFKEHTKPVYSVAFSPNGQILASSSADSTVKLWHINTNCWDTLNHKHTAGIRALAFSHDSQWLASGSEDEKIHLWDVQKCSRVRSLKSNRLYEQMKITGITGMTEAEKSSLIMLGAV, via the coding sequence ATGAATATAGCTGCCGAAATGTCTCAGCTTCCTGAAAATTTTATTACAGGAGTAGCCACTGAGTATGGTGTTACTAAAACAGAACTAGAAGCCCTATTGCTGGCATTAAATAATTGGTCTGGGGCTGAGATTGCTGCGAAGCTTAAAATTTCTCAGCCCGCAGTCAGAAAAAGACTCGGAGAAAGCTACCGCAAATTGGGTATAGAAGGTACTGGTAATAAAAAAATCAATAACCTCAGACAAAAACTGGCAGCCCAATATCAAGCTAGTCCAGATAATTTTGTTTCACTACGTGAAGATTGGGGTGAAGCAGTTGATGTCGCGGGTTTTCGCGGTCGAAATGAAGAACTTTTAGAGTTGGAACAATGGATAGTAGGCGATGGGCAAAGCCCCGCCGAAGGCGATCGCGCTCATCGCTGTCGCTTAGTCACAGTTTTAGGAATGGGTGGAATTGGCAAGACAGTTATAGCTGCTAAAATTGCTAAAAAAGTTCAGCCAAATTTTGATTATCTGATTTGGCGATCGCTTCGTAATGCTCCCCAGTTAGGTGATGTTCTCACACAACTTTTACGATTTTTGCCTAATGATGCAGAAGCATATGCAGCAGATAGTGATAATAACAAAATATTACGGTTAATTGACTCTTTAAGAAAAAATCGCTGTTTAGTAATTTTAGATAACGTTGAATCAGTACTTCGCAGTGGTGAAGGTAAAACTCACGAACAGGCGGGAGAGTATCAACCAGGATATGAGAACTATGGCTATTTGTTTAAAAAGGTAGCGGAAGCTGCACATCAAAGTTGTTTATTGTTAACTAGCCGGGAAAAACCGAAAGAAGTAGCAGCACTGGAAGGAAAAAATCTCCCAGTGAAAGTGTTGCAGCTTTCCAGTTTGAATTTAGACGAAGCTAGAGTTATTTTGCTTGATAAAGGATGTTATTGTTCTGATCAGCAGCTAAATGAATTAGTTAAACGCTATTCTGGTAACCCCTTAGCCTTAAAAATCGTTGCTACCACAGTTTACGATTTATTTAGTAACGACATGGCGGAGTTTTTGCTGCAAATTGAGCAAGCCAGCGCTGTTTATGGAGATATTCGGACTCTTTTAGACCAGCAATTTAATCGCTTGTCAGAGTTAGAAAAAAAATTGATGTATTGGCTAGCAATTCGGCGTGAATATGTTTCTCTCAGAGAAGTCAGAGAGGATCTAGCCACAACAGAACCAGTGTTTAAAATTTTAGAAGTAGTCGAATCTTTGTTGCGGCGATCGCTAATTGAAAAAGAAGCCAACAATAGCAGATTTCGCCAGCCTTCTGTAGTCATGGAATATGTAACTGAACGGCTGCATGAACAGGCAATTATGGAAATTAGCCAGAAAAAAAAAATTGATTTTATTAACACCTACCCCTTAATGAAAGCGCGATCGCTTGATTATGTCCGCCAAGCACAAGAACGGCTGATTTTAGAACCTGTAAAAGATGAACTCCTGACGATTTTTGGCAAAAACCTGGAATCTCATTTATGGCGGATGCTAGAAACTTTACGACAGGAGTCACCGCTGAAAAAAGGATATGCGGCTGGTAATCTGATTAATCTACTGCGGCAACTTCACAAAGATCAACCTCAGGTTAACTTAAGTGGAGGTGATTTTGGTGATTTAACGATCTGGCAAGCTTATTTCAAAGATGTGAATTTACAGAATACTAACTTTAGCAATTCTGACCTGACTGGCTCTGTCTTCACTGAAACAATGTCTAGTCTAGTTTCAGTCAGGTTTAGCCCTGATGGTCAGTTCTTTGCCACAGGTTTAATGAATGGAGAAATTCGTCTATGGCAAACATCAGATACTAAACAACTTCATATCTATAGAGGACACACTGCTTGGGTTTGGGCATTCACCTTTAGTCCAGACAGCAAAACTCTAGTCAGTGGTAGTGCAGATAATACAATCAAAGTCTGGAATATTGCGACTGGTGAATGTCAAAGAACACTTAAAGAACATAAAAATAAAGTATATTCTGTAGCTTTTAGCCCGGATGGACGCATTTTAGCCAGCGCCAGCGAAGATGAAACTATTAAACTGTGGGATCTCACTACAGATAATTCCCTGCAAACTTTAGATGGTCATACAGACTGCGTTTGGTCAGTCACCTTTCAACCATCTACACTCACAGAAAATACACCGTTATTACTAGCTAGTGGCAGTGCCGATAGCAAAATCAAGCTTTGGGATATTAACACAGGTGAATGTGTAAAAACCTTTAAAGGTCACAGCGGTGATGTGCGTTCAGTGGCTTTTAGTCCCAACGGGCAGAAACTAGCCAGCAGCAGCGAAGACAAAACTGTGAAACTGTGGGACATTAACACAGGTCAATGTGAGCAAACATTTACGGGTCATACTAAAAAAATTTACTCTGTTCGTTTTAACCCAAATGGAGAAACCCTTGCTAGTTGTGGAGAAGACCGCACAATTAGACTATGGAACATTCGTTTGGGTGAATGTTGCCAAATCCTAGAGGGACATTATAGCCAAGTATGGGCGATCGCCTATAGTCTTGATGGACGTACACTGATTAGTTGTAGCGATGATCAAACAGCCATGCTTTGGGACGTAGCAAATGGCATTCGTTTGAATACACTGCAAGGTTACACCCGTGATGTTTATTCAGTCGCATTTCATCCCAAAAATAGCCAAATTTTGGCTAGTGGTCGTGATGACTACACAATTGGTTTATGGAACTGGCAAACAGAACAGTGTCACTCTTTGAGAGAACATCAAGGAAGAATTCGTTCTGTAGCCTTTCATCCAAATGGACAAATCCTCGCCAGTGGTAGTGCCGACAACACCATCAAGCTTTGGGATATTCAAGACATTCACCGCAGCAAATGTATCAAGACTCTTTCGGGACACAGTAACTGGGTATGGACAGTAGTTTTCAGTCCCGATGGGCAAACTATCGCCAGCAGTAGCGAAGACCGCAGCATTCGTCTGTGGGACGTGAACACAGGTGAATGTCTTCAGAAATTAACAGGACACAGTAACTGGGTATGGACAGTAGCATTTAGTCCTGATGGCAAAACTCTAGCCAGTGGAGCTGCTGACAGTGAGGTAAAACTGTGGGATGTTGCCACTTGCCAATGTATTCAAACCTTCACAGATCATACAGACATGATTTGGTCAGTGGCGTTTAGTCCTGATGGCAAATTCCTCGCTAGTGGTAGCGAAGATAAAACAGTTAAATTGTGGAATCTTCGCACAGGTGAATGTTCTCAAATCTTCAAAGAACATACTAAACCAGTTTATTCAGTAGCATTTAGTCCCAATGGCCAGATTTTAGCCAGTAGTAGTGCTGATAGCACCGTCAAACTTTGGCATATCAACACCAACTGTTGGGATACCCTCAACCACAAACACACAGCAGGGATTCGTGCCTTAGCCTTTAGTCATGATAGTCAGTGGCTGGCCAGTGGTAGCGAAGATGAAAAGATTCACCTGTGGGATGTACAAAAGTGTAGCCGAGTGCGATCGCTTAAATCTAATCGCTTATATGAGCAGATGAAAATTACTGGTATTACAGGAATGACAGAAGCTGAAAAATCTTCTTTAATTATGTTGGGTGCCGTTTAA